Proteins encoded by one window of Limimonas halophila:
- the infA gene encoding translation initiation factor IF-1, producing MAKEDLIEFQGTVRELLPNAMFRVELDNGHEVLAHTSGKMRKNRIRVLAGDRVNVEMTPYDLSKGRITFRYK from the coding sequence ATGGCAAAAGAAGATCTTATCGAGTTCCAGGGCACCGTGAGAGAGCTTCTGCCCAACGCGATGTTCCGCGTGGAACTGGACAACGGTCACGAGGTGCTGGCCCACACCTCGGGCAAGATGCGCAAGAACCGCATCCGCGTGCTCGCGGGCGACCGCGTGAACGTGGAGATGACCCCCTACGACCTGAGCAAGGGCCGCATCACCTTCCGGTACAAGTAA
- a CDS encoding low molecular weight phosphatase family protein gives MRDLPDSVLFACTQNAVRSPMAESMLKYLAGSEIYVDSVGLRAGEIDPFVVEVMGEVGIDLSKHCSKTFDQLENSFFDLVISLSPEAQHRAVEMTRTMACEVEFWRTLDPTVVEGSRAMRVDIYRQVRDSLFQRIKGRFDLTLKAGS, from the coding sequence ATGCGCGACCTCCCGGACAGCGTGCTGTTCGCCTGCACGCAGAACGCCGTGCGCTCGCCCATGGCGGAGAGCATGCTCAAGTACCTGGCGGGCAGCGAGATCTACGTCGACTCCGTCGGGCTGCGGGCCGGCGAGATCGACCCCTTCGTCGTCGAGGTCATGGGGGAGGTGGGAATCGACCTCTCCAAGCACTGCTCCAAGACCTTCGACCAGCTGGAGAACAGCTTCTTCGACCTGGTGATTTCGCTCTCTCCCGAAGCCCAGCACCGCGCGGTGGAGATGACGCGCACGATGGCCTGCGAGGTGGAATTCTGGCGCACGCTCGACCCCACCGTGGTGGAGGGCAGCCGCGCCATGCGGGTGGACATCTACCGCCAGGTGCGCGATTCCCTGTTCCAGCGGATCAAGGGCCGCTTCGATCTCACGCTGAAGGCCGGCTCGTGA
- a CDS encoding transporter substrate-binding domain-containing protein has product MARLRGSFAAVLLGLLAVAAAPGAQAAVTVAALTGWPPFSAQHLRAKGFANDILATALRRTGHEVRVEMMPWPRAVRLVKAGERDVLSSVWYTDARTRKMAFTAPIARNRLVFVTRRADAFSYTGLDSLTGKTVGVAEDYHYTDAFMQAEHFTRTPAPTLLANLFKVDTGQVDMTVADELIARYLIEENEPRFEHPFAMTDTALSARELRAAVSRKIDNTQEILRAIDNGIAAMRADGTYAHIKREHGLAE; this is encoded by the coding sequence ATGGCGAGGCTGCGCGGGTCTTTCGCCGCCGTGCTGCTGGGACTCTTGGCCGTCGCCGCCGCCCCGGGCGCGCAGGCGGCCGTGACGGTGGCGGCGCTGACGGGCTGGCCGCCGTTCTCGGCCCAACACCTGCGCGCGAAGGGGTTCGCCAACGACATCCTCGCCACGGCATTGCGGCGCACGGGACATGAAGTGCGCGTGGAGATGATGCCGTGGCCGCGGGCCGTGCGCCTCGTGAAGGCGGGCGAGCGCGACGTGCTGTCTTCGGTCTGGTACACGGACGCGCGCACCCGGAAGATGGCGTTCACGGCGCCCATCGCCCGCAACCGCCTGGTCTTCGTCACGCGGCGCGCGGACGCGTTCAGCTACACGGGCCTGGACAGCCTCACCGGCAAGACGGTGGGCGTGGCGGAGGACTACCACTACACGGACGCGTTCATGCAGGCCGAGCATTTCACGCGCACGCCAGCCCCGACCCTGCTCGCCAACCTGTTCAAGGTGGATACCGGGCAGGTGGACATGACCGTGGCGGACGAACTCATTGCCCGCTACCTGATCGAAGAAAACGAGCCGCGCTTCGAGCACCCCTTCGCGATGACCGACACCGCGCTCTCCGCCCGCGAGCTGCGCGCGGCCGTGAGCCGCAAGATCGACAACACGCAGGAGATCCTCCGCGCGATCGACAACGGGATCGCCGCGATGCGCGCCGACGGCACCTATGCCCACATCAAGCGCGAGCACGGGCTGGCCGAATAG
- a CDS encoding LysE family translocator, with the protein MQLAWLLLEGIGIGIAVAAPVGPVGLLCIQRTLQDGATVGLATGIGAATADGLFGLVAAFGLASIADYLVAHSTSLKIVGGVVLLVLAWRAWQRTRPRIEPDVPVHVRVLGGYSTGLAITLSNPMTIMGFVGIFAALGLEDLAAGTGNVTALVIGVLAGSAMWWLGLCGGTILLKPRIGPQSLSWTNRLAAVLLAVFGVVALVSGAM; encoded by the coding sequence ATGCAGCTCGCCTGGCTGCTGCTGGAAGGAATTGGCATCGGCATCGCGGTCGCGGCGCCGGTGGGGCCGGTCGGGCTGCTTTGCATCCAGCGCACCCTGCAGGACGGGGCGACCGTGGGCCTGGCGACGGGCATCGGCGCCGCCACCGCCGACGGCCTGTTCGGGCTGGTGGCGGCGTTCGGCCTCGCCTCGATCGCGGATTATCTCGTGGCGCACAGCACCTCCCTGAAGATCGTCGGCGGCGTGGTGCTGCTGGTGCTGGCATGGCGTGCCTGGCAACGGACGCGGCCGCGCATCGAGCCGGACGTGCCGGTGCACGTGCGCGTGCTGGGCGGCTATTCCACGGGGTTGGCGATCACGCTGTCCAACCCCATGACCATCATGGGCTTCGTCGGCATCTTCGCCGCCCTGGGGCTGGAGGACCTCGCCGCCGGGACCGGCAACGTCACCGCGCTGGTGATCGGCGTGTTGGCGGGGTCGGCGATGTGGTGGCTGGGACTGTGCGGGGGAACCATCCTGCTCAAGCCGCGCATCGGCCCGCAGAGCCTGTCGTGGACGAACCGGCTGGCGGCGGTGCTGCTGGCCGTCTTTGGCGTTGTGGCGCTGGTCAGCGGCGCGATGTGA
- a CDS encoding ATP-grasp domain-containing protein — protein MPQPLFVVGLDPLNHGHLRRIDGYDRLCVKPALAYDEVKGRDAFDFDALVETACARIRAAGGAGGIVGWWDFPTTSLVPVLCRAFGLPGPSLTSVLTCEHKVWSRQLQREVAPECVPAFRAVDPFADPDPPLPYPFWLKPVKGFASQLSFRIAGPADFETALAATRERIDRLGTPFDALLRRVEMPADVAHVTGRWCIAEAAVGGRQCTLEGYVHRGVPRVYGVVDSIRHRNRSSFRRYQYPSRLPTAVQRRMIRVAERVMRHIGYDEATFNVEFFWEKASNKLWLLEINPRLSQSHADLFAEVHGVPHFQIMVDLALGRTPDWPSRVGPANCAAKFFIRRFRDGRVTRVPDQATLDAIKADYPDAIVDVRVQPGVVLSELHDQDAYSYELADVFLGAHDQHALLAAFQDIKRRLRFGFAPATRRGETPPPATAGQAV, from the coding sequence ATGCCGCAGCCGCTGTTCGTCGTGGGCCTGGACCCCCTCAACCACGGCCATTTGCGCCGGATCGACGGCTACGACCGGCTTTGCGTCAAGCCGGCGCTGGCATACGACGAGGTGAAGGGCCGCGACGCCTTCGACTTCGACGCCCTGGTGGAAACGGCGTGCGCGCGCATCCGCGCCGCCGGGGGTGCGGGCGGGATCGTGGGCTGGTGGGATTTCCCGACGACCTCGCTGGTGCCGGTGCTGTGCCGCGCGTTCGGGCTGCCGGGGCCATCGCTGACCAGCGTGCTCACGTGCGAGCACAAGGTGTGGAGCCGCCAGCTGCAGCGCGAGGTCGCGCCCGAGTGCGTGCCCGCGTTCCGCGCCGTCGATCCTTTTGCCGACCCGGACCCACCCCTCCCGTATCCCTTTTGGCTCAAGCCGGTGAAGGGCTTCGCCTCGCAGCTGAGCTTCCGCATCGCCGGCCCGGCCGACTTCGAGACGGCCCTGGCCGCCACGCGTGAGCGCATCGACCGCCTGGGCACCCCCTTCGACGCGCTGTTGCGGCGGGTGGAGATGCCGGCGGACGTCGCCCACGTCACCGGGCGCTGGTGCATCGCGGAGGCGGCCGTCGGCGGGCGCCAGTGCACGCTGGAGGGCTACGTTCACCGGGGCGTGCCGCGCGTCTACGGCGTGGTGGACTCCATACGCCACCGCAACCGCTCCAGCTTCCGGCGCTACCAGTACCCTTCGCGCCTGCCCACGGCCGTCCAGCGCCGTATGATCCGCGTGGCTGAGCGGGTGATGCGCCACATCGGCTACGACGAGGCCACCTTCAACGTCGAGTTCTTCTGGGAGAAGGCGAGCAACAAGCTCTGGCTGCTGGAGATCAACCCGCGCCTGTCGCAGTCCCACGCCGACCTCTTCGCGGAGGTGCACGGCGTGCCGCACTTCCAGATCATGGTGGATCTGGCGCTGGGGCGCACGCCCGACTGGCCGTCGCGTGTGGGGCCGGCCAACTGTGCTGCCAAGTTCTTCATCCGCCGCTTCCGCGACGGCCGCGTGACGCGCGTGCCCGATCAGGCGACGCTGGACGCCATCAAGGCGGATTATCCGGACGCGATCGTGGACGTGCGCGTGCAGCCGGGCGTGGTGCTGTCCGAGCTGCACGACCAGGACGCCTACAGCTACGAGCTGGCGGACGTCTTCCTGGGCGCCCACGACCAGCACGCGCTGCTCGCCGCGTTTCAGGACATCAAGCGCCGCCTGCGCTTCGGCTTCGCCCCCGCCACCCGGCGCGGCGAAACCCCGCCCCCGGCCACGGCGGGGCAGGCGGTGTGA
- a CDS encoding UPF0262 family protein codes for MSGEPENPGGADPGGDTTANYIAQVTLDERTVVRRSRDVEHERQIAIHDLLNDNRFRPYGELAPGPYSLNLRLEESRMILDIHSGEGAYQDSITVGLSPFRRIIKDYFTVCESYYEAIRTASPSQIEAIDMGRRGLHNEGSELLQQRLSSKADVDFDTARRLFTLLCVLHIRG; via the coding sequence GTGAGCGGTGAACCCGAAAACCCCGGGGGGGCCGATCCCGGCGGCGACACGACCGCCAACTACATCGCGCAGGTGACGCTCGACGAGCGCACCGTCGTGCGGCGCAGTCGTGATGTCGAGCACGAGCGCCAGATCGCGATTCACGACCTTTTGAACGACAACCGCTTCCGCCCCTACGGCGAGCTGGCGCCGGGGCCGTACAGCCTGAACCTCCGGCTTGAAGAAAGCCGGATGATCCTGGACATCCACAGCGGCGAAGGCGCGTATCAGGACTCCATTACCGTCGGCCTCTCCCCGTTCCGCCGGATCATCAAGGACTATTTCACCGTCTGCGAGAGCTATTACGAGGCTATCCGCACGGCCAGCCCCTCCCAGATCGAAGCCATCGACATGGGCCGCCGCGGTCTGCACAACGAGGGCTCGGAACTGCTGCAACAGCGGCTCTCCAGCAAGGCCGACGTGGATTTCGACACCGCGCGGCGGCTGTTCACGCTCCTCTGCGTGCTCCACATCCGGGGCTAG
- a CDS encoding matrixin family metalloprotease: protein MRNLALGVVVWVLALAGHAAAADFKVIHLDGMALKWGQPARGTPVTITYALADAPHPDSERINCKQLGPVAPVLRRSKLDRGDVAGALQTALGMWSRAAGVSFRPADSLESADLVVGGQGEPRGIAFTNVEHARTTVPGRGRITSAAICLNPDAAWETTADGDDETYELTRVLAHEIGHVIGLNHPGRSGPLMGYSYREDLASLQPGDRAGAMWLYGPADGVRVAGRMSRGVSADAPTPPALPLPSDSHLAIQRPRN, encoded by the coding sequence ATGCGGAACCTGGCGCTGGGTGTGGTTGTGTGGGTGCTGGCCTTGGCCGGCCATGCGGCGGCGGCCGATTTCAAGGTTATCCACTTGGATGGCATGGCGCTGAAGTGGGGGCAGCCGGCGCGCGGAACGCCGGTGACGATCACCTACGCGCTTGCGGACGCGCCCCATCCGGACAGTGAGCGGATCAACTGCAAGCAGCTCGGCCCTGTGGCGCCGGTGCTGCGCCGCTCCAAGCTCGACCGGGGGGACGTGGCGGGCGCGCTGCAAACGGCCCTGGGCATGTGGTCGCGCGCGGCCGGCGTGAGCTTCCGGCCCGCCGATTCCCTGGAATCGGCCGATCTCGTGGTGGGCGGCCAGGGCGAGCCGCGCGGCATCGCCTTCACCAACGTCGAGCACGCTCGGACGACCGTTCCCGGGCGCGGGCGCATCACCTCGGCCGCGATCTGCCTCAACCCCGACGCCGCCTGGGAAACCACGGCCGACGGCGACGACGAAACCTACGAACTGACGCGGGTCCTGGCCCACGAGATCGGGCACGTGATCGGCCTGAACCATCCGGGCCGGTCGGGACCGTTGATGGGCTACAGCTACCGCGAGGATCTGGCGAGCTTGCAGCCCGGGGACCGCGCGGGCGCGATGTGGCTGTACGGGCCGGCGGACGGGGTGCGTGTGGCTGGACGCATGAGCCGCGGGGTTTCGGCCGATGCACCGACGCCGCCGGCGCTCCCCTTGCCCAGCGACAGCCACCTGGCGATCCAGCGGCCGCGAAACTGA
- a CDS encoding Maf family protein has product MTAPDCASERPPLVLASASPRRLELMRQVALAPDRIDPASLDETPARGELPNAYAARVAAEKAEAVAARHPDAFVVACDTVVAAGRRILPKPETREQAHSCLRLLSGGRHRVYGGLTVRAPGGRTAHRLVTTRVKMKRLHPDDIRSYLDSGEWDGKAGGYAIQGRAGAFIPWVNGSYPAVVGLPVCETVQLLAGLGYPVR; this is encoded by the coding sequence GTGACGGCGCCCGATTGTGCGAGCGAGCGTCCGCCGCTGGTGCTGGCGTCGGCCTCGCCCCGGCGGCTCGAACTCATGCGCCAGGTGGCGCTGGCGCCCGACCGCATCGACCCCGCCAGCCTGGACGAAACCCCCGCGCGCGGCGAGTTGCCCAATGCCTACGCCGCCCGCGTCGCGGCGGAGAAGGCCGAGGCGGTGGCGGCGCGCCATCCCGACGCGTTCGTCGTCGCCTGCGATACCGTCGTGGCTGCGGGCCGGCGCATCCTGCCCAAGCCCGAAACGCGCGAGCAGGCGCATTCGTGTCTGCGGCTGCTGTCCGGCGGGCGGCACAGGGTCTATGGCGGGCTGACCGTGCGCGCGCCCGGCGGTCGTACGGCGCACCGGCTGGTGACGACGCGCGTCAAGATGAAGCGCCTGCACCCCGACGACATCCGATCGTATCTCGACAGCGGCGAGTGGGACGGTAAGGCTGGCGGCTACGCCATCCAGGGCCGCGCGGGCGCGTTCATTCCCTGGGTGAACGGCTCCTACCCGGCCGTCGTGGGCCTGCCCGTGTGCGAGACGGTGCAGCTGCTCGCGGGGCTGGGGTATCCGGTGCGATGA
- a CDS encoding ribonuclease E/G gives MTRALVGLGAVETRLLVLDGDDEPLDAHIDRPDAPPVAGSRAVGRVLEVDRGLDALFVEIGLDRPGLLPRKAGRDLGAGDPVPVEITRAPPPGKGARLARADGDTAGDGPVPRWLAQRDIVADILRDTDPATIAVEGSGGLAALRRRVPELADRMAAHTGAVPLFESAGVDGVFNDLLAPDVPVPGGGALRIEPVTSLTAIDVDTGGREALDASVAAAAEVARQIRLRALAGLNVVDFPTIEQREQRRRVTDTLTEALASDRVHTDISAMRASGLVELTRQRERAPLHEVLGERCGVDGGGWLPRASTVALDGLRALERAARATPAGTPRIAAAPEVVAALTGALASARADTEARLGRAIALAEEPARARDDVDARMT, from the coding sequence ATGACGCGCGCGCTGGTCGGGCTGGGCGCGGTGGAAACGCGCCTGCTGGTGCTGGACGGCGACGACGAACCGCTCGACGCCCACATCGACCGCCCGGACGCGCCGCCGGTCGCCGGGTCACGCGCCGTGGGCCGCGTGCTGGAGGTCGACCGCGGGCTGGACGCCCTCTTCGTCGAGATCGGCCTCGACCGGCCGGGGCTGTTGCCGCGCAAGGCGGGGCGGGATCTGGGCGCGGGCGACCCCGTTCCCGTGGAGATCACGCGTGCGCCGCCGCCGGGGAAGGGGGCGCGGCTGGCGCGGGCGGACGGCGACACCGCCGGCGACGGGCCGGTGCCCCGCTGGCTGGCGCAGCGTGACATCGTCGCCGACATTCTCCGCGACACGGACCCGGCGACGATCGCCGTCGAGGGCAGCGGGGGGCTCGCCGCCCTGCGCCGGCGCGTGCCCGAGCTGGCGGACCGCATGGCCGCGCACACGGGCGCCGTGCCGCTGTTCGAATCGGCCGGCGTGGACGGGGTTTTCAACGACTTGCTGGCCCCCGACGTGCCGGTGCCGGGCGGGGGCGCGCTGCGCATCGAGCCCGTGACCAGCCTGACCGCGATCGACGTGGACACGGGCGGGCGCGAAGCGCTCGACGCCAGTGTGGCGGCGGCGGCCGAGGTGGCGCGGCAGATTCGCCTGCGCGCGCTGGCGGGGCTGAACGTCGTCGATTTCCCCACGATCGAACAGCGCGAGCAGCGCCGGCGCGTGACCGACACCCTCACCGAAGCCCTGGCGAGCGACCGCGTCCACACCGATATCTCGGCCATGCGGGCCTCGGGCCTGGTGGAGTTGACGCGCCAGCGCGAGCGCGCGCCGCTGCACGAGGTGCTCGGGGAACGCTGCGGCGTCGACGGCGGCGGCTGGCTGCCGCGTGCGAGCACCGTCGCGCTCGACGGGCTGCGGGCGCTGGAGCGGGCGGCGCGGGCCACCCCGGCCGGGACACCGCGAATCGCGGCCGCGCCCGAGGTGGTGGCCGCGCTCACGGGCGCGCTGGCGTCGGCGCGGGCCGACACCGAGGCGCGGCTGGGGCGCGCCATCGCGCTCGCCGAGGAGCCGGCGCGCGCCCGCGACGACGTGGACGCGCGCATGACCTGA
- a CDS encoding glycine betaine ABC transporter substrate-binding protein, whose protein sequence is MGARETRCGLIAGMMLAAACTTTARAGIAVGAKAELRHALLAHVTAHYLDAKGIQASVHPGFSAATLWGAQQDGVVDLAWESVGIALTTRHDMEIAAARKLDRESSIARLRAKAADGPVAWPAVSKARGGPVVAARADTADALDSATIAALLRHLRRQDDARFGMTTGFAGRPDGIRALAAAAPPPVARDSLRRMPGEALVAALRDGTLTGASLPRNDARTHADGLIVLRDERGAFPDHTLAVGVRRATLDKHPALADHLRTLAKRIDGGALRELTGAVVREDTGVSSAARAFLRRTGLIEPATNAGRDG, encoded by the coding sequence ATGGGTGCACGAGAAACCCGGTGTGGGCTCATCGCGGGGATGATGCTCGCCGCCGCCTGCACCACCACGGCGCGGGCCGGGATCGCCGTCGGCGCCAAGGCGGAGCTGCGGCACGCCCTGCTGGCGCACGTCACCGCGCACTACCTGGATGCGAAGGGCATCCAGGCTTCGGTCCACCCCGGCTTCAGCGCGGCGACGCTGTGGGGCGCGCAGCAGGACGGGGTGGTGGATCTGGCCTGGGAAAGCGTGGGCATCGCGCTGACCACGCGGCACGATATGGAGATCGCGGCGGCGCGAAAGCTTGACCGTGAATCGAGCATCGCCCGGTTGCGCGCCAAGGCCGCGGACGGCCCAGTGGCGTGGCCCGCCGTATCGAAGGCCCGCGGCGGCCCCGTGGTGGCGGCACGCGCGGACACCGCCGATGCGCTGGACAGCGCCACGATCGCGGCGCTTCTGCGCCACCTGCGCCGGCAGGACGATGCGCGCTTCGGCATGACCACCGGCTTCGCCGGGCGGCCGGACGGCATCCGCGCCCTGGCCGCCGCCGCGCCGCCGCCCGTGGCCCGCGACAGCCTGCGGCGCATGCCCGGCGAGGCGCTGGTCGCGGCGCTGCGGGACGGCACGCTCACGGGCGCGTCCCTGCCCCGCAACGACGCGCGCACGCACGCCGACGGTCTCATCGTCCTGCGCGACGAGCGCGGGGCCTTCCCCGATCACACGCTCGCCGTGGGGGTGCGGCGCGCGACGCTCGACAAGCACCCGGCGCTTGCCGACCACCTGCGAACGCTCGCCAAACGCATCGACGGCGGGGCGCTGCGCGAGCTCACCGGCGCCGTGGTGCGCGAGGACACGGGCGTGTCGTCGGCGGCAAGAGCTTTCCTCCGCCGCACGGGGCTGATCGAGCCCGCGACAAACGCCGGCCGGGACGGCTGA
- a CDS encoding PRC-barrel domain-containing protein has product MITTAKPHTLPRTKMLLITTAVAAALALSTHAGASTSMLSGKQLAQTETEAQDTEQGGMDESGTMEEESTGETGATDQEATPEEGMEEAETMEGEATDEGAAETTAEEGEATEEGTGETMAEEGEATEEGTGETMAEEGEAAGDEGGFLAGSPGAMMQAGSMIGASVVGGGGETVGTVRDLLLDAEGNLQGVVISSGGFLGIGEKRVGVSWDSQTMRFEGESLQTALTQQEIKNAPEFGAAPEGEGATGEGATGGEGTTGEQ; this is encoded by the coding sequence ATGATCACCACCGCCAAGCCGCACACCCTGCCGCGAACGAAGATGCTGCTGATCACCACCGCGGTCGCGGCCGCGCTCGCCCTGTCCACCCACGCCGGGGCTTCCACCTCCATGCTGTCGGGCAAGCAGCTCGCCCAGACCGAGACGGAGGCTCAGGACACCGAGCAGGGCGGCATGGACGAGTCCGGCACCATGGAAGAGGAGTCGACCGGCGAAACCGGCGCCACGGATCAGGAGGCCACCCCCGAGGAGGGCATGGAAGAGGCCGAAACCATGGAAGGCGAGGCCACTGACGAAGGCGCCGCCGAAACCACGGCCGAGGAAGGCGAGGCCACCGAAGAGGGCACCGGCGAAACCATGGCCGAGGAAGGTGAGGCCACCGAAGAGGGCACCGGCGAAACCATGGCCGAGGAAGGTGAGGCCGCGGGCGACGAAGGCGGCTTCCTCGCCGGCTCGCCCGGCGCGATGATGCAGGCCGGAAGCATGATTGGCGCCAGCGTCGTCGGCGGCGGCGGCGAAACGGTCGGCACGGTCCGCGACCTGCTGCTCGACGCCGAGGGGAACCTCCAGGGCGTCGTCATCTCCTCCGGCGGCTTCCTCGGCATCGGCGAGAAGCGCGTCGGGGTGAGCTGGGATTCGCAGACGATGCGCTTCGAAGGCGAGAGCCTTCAGACCGCGCTGACCCAGCAGGAGATCAAGAACGCGCCCGAGTTCGGCGCGGCACCGGAAGGCGAAGGCGCCACCGGCGAGGGCGCCACGGGTGGCGAAGGCACCACCGGCGAACAATAA
- a CDS encoding Hsp20/alpha crystallin family protein, translated as MAVNITPRSSGETPAHERGFTPFADLQNEMNSLFDSFTRTFGLPAWHRGWEGPVRAEEAHPATAVADVRFEVSEADDAYKITAEVPGLTEKDVDVEVSGDFLTVKGEKSHEQERTEETHYVRERSYGSFRRSFRLPEDVDRDNIEATVDKGVLTLKLPKTPEAQRQVKKVTVKQGG; from the coding sequence ATGGCGGTCAATATCACACCCCGCTCCAGCGGCGAAACGCCCGCGCACGAGCGCGGATTCACGCCCTTCGCCGACCTGCAGAACGAAATGAATTCGCTTTTCGACAGCTTCACCCGCACGTTCGGGTTGCCCGCCTGGCACCGCGGCTGGGAGGGGCCGGTGCGGGCCGAGGAAGCGCATCCGGCCACGGCGGTCGCGGACGTTCGCTTCGAGGTCAGCGAGGCGGACGACGCGTACAAGATCACGGCCGAGGTGCCGGGCCTCACCGAAAAGGACGTCGACGTCGAGGTCAGCGGCGACTTCCTGACCGTGAAGGGCGAGAAATCGCACGAGCAGGAGCGCACGGAAGAGACCCACTACGTCCGCGAGCGCTCTTACGGCAGCTTCCGGCGCAGCTTCCGGCTGCCGGAGGACGTCGACCGCGACAATATCGAGGCCACGGTCGACAAGGGCGTGCTGACGCTCAAGCTGCCCAAGACGCCCGAGGCGCAGCGGCAGGTGAAGAAGGTCACCGTGAAGCAGGGCGGCTGA
- a CDS encoding DNA gyrase inhibitor YacG — MTDPPDTRRCPECGRPASAKHAPFCCKRCADLDLGRWLDGGYRIPTGEPAPTAAHGEDDGEG; from the coding sequence ATGACCGATCCCCCCGATACGCGCCGCTGCCCCGAATGCGGGCGCCCCGCGTCCGCCAAGCACGCGCCCTTCTGCTGCAAGCGTTGCGCCGACCTCGACCTCGGCCGCTGGTTGGACGGCGGCTACCGTATCCCAACGGGCGAACCCGCCCCGACGGCGGCGCACGGCGAGGACGACGGCGAGGGGTGA